From Alkaliphilus flagellatus, the proteins below share one genomic window:
- a CDS encoding YaaL family protein yields the protein MEEKDITRKKEKSFGSLVSALGNLYNRVNQTNNQAVDEDKELAKCVMQAYEEWQSAENFFHSVADPDLVDHAIYKLEATKARYIYLLKQAKANGIRMNSH from the coding sequence ATGGAAGAAAAAGATATAACTAGAAAAAAAGAAAAAAGCTTTGGCAGCTTAGTAAGTGCTTTAGGAAATTTATATAATAGAGTTAATCAGACAAATAATCAAGCAGTAGATGAGGATAAAGAACTTGCTAAATGTGTAATGCAGGCATATGAAGAGTGGCAAAGTGCAGAAAATTTCTTTCATAGTGTAGCTGATCCTGATTTAGTAGACCACGCTATATATAAATTAGAAGCTACTAAGGCAAGATATATTTACTTGCTTAAACAAGCAAAGGCTAATGGCATTAGAATGAACTCTCATTAA
- a CDS encoding PhoH family protein, producing MQKTFVLDTSVLLHDPRSLYAFGDNLIIIPAVVIEEIDTKKNLLDIIGRNAREVARELDHLREQNSLSKGVRLENGGTLKVELNHKSFSHVAEWFNEVNNDNRILAVTLNLQLENENKGIQNMVVLVSKDAIMRIKADSLGIESQDYLHDKIEYTYETYVGYKEYRVSSTLIDQFYEKGYLDYHYFDDIGLLSNQFLILKGEDSPNKSAVGRFDKLTGKIKALVFGENSYWGIKGRNAEQRMALEVLLNDDIKLVTLTGKAGTGKTLLSLAAGLYKTNDERIYKKLLITKPVIPVGRDIGYLPGDKNEKLRPWVQPIYDNLELLLGTKSFTKLEDTLVGMNRIEIEALTYIRGRSVPNQFIIIDEAQNLTRHEVKTIITRVGEGSKIVLMGDTEQIDHPYLDSECNGLTYIINKFKEENLSAHVTFRKVERSSLAQLAADIL from the coding sequence ATGCAAAAAACCTTTGTGCTTGATACCAGTGTGTTGCTTCATGATCCGAGAAGTTTATATGCTTTTGGAGATAATTTGATTATTATTCCAGCAGTTGTTATAGAAGAAATAGATACAAAGAAGAATTTGTTAGATATTATTGGAAGAAATGCTAGAGAAGTTGCTAGAGAGTTAGATCATTTAAGAGAGCAAAATAGCTTAAGCAAAGGTGTGAGGTTAGAAAACGGTGGAACATTGAAGGTAGAGTTAAATCATAAAAGTTTTAGTCATGTTGCCGAATGGTTTAATGAAGTTAACAATGATAATCGGATTTTAGCTGTTACTTTAAATTTACAACTGGAAAACGAGAATAAAGGTATACAAAATATGGTGGTGCTTGTTAGCAAAGATGCAATAATGAGAATTAAGGCAGATAGCTTAGGTATAGAAAGCCAAGATTATCTACATGATAAAATCGAATATACATATGAGACCTATGTTGGTTATAAGGAATACAGAGTTTCTTCAACATTGATTGATCAGTTTTATGAAAAAGGATATTTAGACTATCATTATTTTGATGATATAGGACTTCTCTCTAATCAATTTCTTATATTAAAAGGAGAAGATTCGCCTAATAAGTCGGCTGTCGGAAGGTTTGATAAACTAACAGGAAAAATCAAAGCCTTAGTTTTTGGAGAAAATAGCTACTGGGGAATAAAGGGAAGAAATGCAGAGCAGCGGATGGCATTAGAAGTATTATTAAATGATGATATTAAGCTAGTAACTTTAACGGGAAAGGCGGGGACTGGAAAAACCTTATTATCACTAGCTGCAGGACTATATAAAACCAACGACGAAAGAATCTATAAAAAATTATTGATTACAAAGCCAGTTATTCCAGTAGGTAGGGATATAGGGTATTTGCCAGGAGATAAAAATGAAAAGCTTAGACCATGGGTTCAACCTATTTATGATAACCTTGAACTACTATTGGGAACAAAATCATTTACAAAGCTAGAAGATACGTTAGTTGGAATGAATAGAATAGAAATTGAAGCTCTTACGTATATTAGAGGAAGGAGTGTGCCAAATCAGTTTATTATAATTGATGAAGCACAAAACCTAACTAGACATGAAGTAAAAACGATTATTACTCGTGTTGGAGAAGGCAGTAAAATAGTTTTAATGGGAGATACAGAGCAAATAGACCATCCTTATTTAGATAGTGAATGCAATGGATTAACTTATATTATTAATAAGTTTAAAGAGGAGAATTTATCGGCTCATGTGACATTTAGAAAGGTCGAGCGTTCTTCTTTAGCTCAATTAGCAGCAGATATTTTATAA
- a CDS encoding methyl-accepting chemotaxis protein, producing MKKIKYFSISKKVIASITLTVIISYVFLFTSVLINVKNNSLKMAIKFSKENALYNGSIIKARVDQTTSLLKVISNTLTATEEINIDETFKTILEDNPYMASLTLLLEPDAIKDNNYETAYVVANQDGKIVIVDKEKEYLSVQQDWYSIAKDIGKPNAIEVFAKLDDEKSNNKVRISLPIYNKNQFIGVIAGDIELDFLQEQVLQYTLEGGVGMLISSKGDYLAHTGRPQDVTKSILQEEEKIWQETAEDILDGREVITQGRAVKNNKEVLRVLVPIEFDDLDIHWTYGAVLFFENILVEYYKLRSLIIIIASIGMTIILATLVVITNKITKPLLYTNDLLLKISKGHLNIEVEETKSKDETGILISSLKTMITNLTTIAKNLIMESQNINTVIDDVEKTLVNLKNETDETSAATQQLSSSMEETSSSIQEVYGVSTEIRKIVGNMSERIIEGEESVNHIYKRAITIKEDAISSTNEAIHIYESSRVSLEKALEESRAVQKIEEFAKVIEEISDQTNLLALNASIEAARSGTAGHGFAVVADEIRKLSENTKGAIGEVKEVIKLVTNGVEDLQVNSRNILQFIEDKVKTNYEQFQIIGEQYSNDADFVNSLIVEFNGYANSLKDWIDRINASIDEIISAIEEGSAGTADISLRNLNISEGVGSVVEEMGKVLQTAKRLEEMSRAFKI from the coding sequence TTGAAGAAAATTAAATATTTTAGTATTTCTAAGAAAGTAATAGCTTCTATAACTTTAACTGTAATTATTTCTTACGTGTTTTTATTTACATCTGTATTAATAAACGTTAAGAATAACAGTTTAAAGATGGCAATTAAATTTTCTAAGGAAAATGCTCTGTACAATGGATCTATTATAAAGGCAAGAGTAGATCAGACCACCTCGCTTCTAAAAGTCATAAGTAACACTTTAACTGCTACAGAAGAAATTAATATAGATGAAACTTTTAAAACGATCTTAGAAGATAATCCTTATATGGCTAGTTTAACGTTATTGTTGGAGCCGGATGCTATAAAAGATAATAATTACGAAACTGCTTATGTAGTTGCTAATCAGGATGGGAAAATAGTAATAGTCGATAAAGAAAAAGAGTACCTAAGTGTCCAACAAGATTGGTATAGTATAGCTAAGGATATAGGCAAACCAAATGCAATAGAGGTATTTGCTAAATTAGATGACGAAAAATCCAACAATAAAGTTAGAATATCTCTACCTATTTATAATAAAAATCAATTTATAGGGGTTATTGCTGGGGATATTGAACTAGACTTTTTACAAGAACAAGTTTTGCAGTATACTCTAGAAGGTGGGGTGGGTATGCTAATTTCGAGTAAAGGTGATTATTTAGCTCATACAGGTAGACCTCAGGATGTTACAAAGAGTATATTACAAGAAGAAGAAAAAATATGGCAAGAAACAGCTGAGGATATATTAGATGGTAGGGAAGTTATAACTCAGGGAAGAGCCGTAAAGAATAACAAAGAAGTTTTAAGGGTTTTAGTGCCGATTGAGTTTGATGATCTAGATATCCATTGGACTTATGGAGCTGTTCTTTTTTTTGAGAACATTTTGGTAGAGTATTATAAATTAAGATCCTTAATTATTATCATTGCTAGTATAGGAATGACAATAATTTTAGCCACACTTGTAGTTATTACCAATAAAATAACAAAACCGCTTTTATATACTAACGATTTATTATTAAAAATATCTAAGGGGCATCTTAATATAGAGGTAGAAGAAACAAAAAGTAAAGATGAAACAGGAATATTAATTAGTTCCCTTAAAACTATGATTACAAACTTAACTACTATTGCAAAGAACCTAATAATGGAATCGCAAAATATAAATACTGTTATAGATGACGTAGAGAAAACTCTAGTTAATCTTAAAAACGAAACTGATGAAACCTCTGCGGCTACCCAGCAACTTTCTTCAAGTATGGAAGAAACATCATCTTCTATACAAGAAGTATATGGTGTGTCTACAGAGATTAGAAAAATAGTAGGAAATATGTCAGAAAGAATAATTGAAGGAGAGGAATCTGTTAACCATATATATAAGAGAGCAATCACTATTAAGGAAGATGCTATTAGCTCTACAAATGAAGCTATCCATATATATGAAAGCAGTAGAGTTTCTTTAGAAAAAGCTTTAGAAGAGTCTAGAGCAGTACAAAAAATAGAAGAATTCGCTAAGGTAATTGAAGAAATATCGGATCAAACAAATCTATTGGCTTTAAATGCCTCAATTGAAGCCGCAAGATCCGGTACAGCTGGGCACGGGTTTGCGGTAGTAGCAGATGAAATAAGAAAGTTATCTGAAAATACTAAAGGTGCTATAGGAGAAGTAAAAGAAGTTATAAAGCTGGTTACTAATGGAGTTGAAGATTTACAAGTAAATTCAAGAAACATATTACAATTTATAGAAGATAAAGTAAAAACAAACTATGAGCAATTTCAAATAATAGGAGAACAGTATAGTAATGATGCTGACTTTGTAAATAGTTTAATAGTAGAGTTTAACGGATATGCTAATTCCTTAAAAGATTGGATAGATAGAATAAATGCATCTATAGATGAAATAATTTCAGCCATAGAAGAAGGATCAGCCGGAACAGCAGATATATCATTAAGGAATTTAAACATATCTGAGGGTGTAGGAAGTGTGGTAGAAGAGATGGGTAAAGTGCTTCAGACGGCCAAGAGGTTAGAGGAAATGTCTAGGGCATTTAAAATCTAA